The genomic stretch AAGTCATAAAATTGCAAATTCGGCCACAATTCCATAAATAAGAATATAGAAAATAGAGTAAGGAAATTAAGAAAACTCTAATCTTCTTTGTGTTGCTAGAGAGTGTAATAATCTaataaatttaaaacataatTTATGCTAGGGAATAGGGAGTAACCTAATAAtttttaaacataaattttaaATATAATCTATGTagcccgtgcaattttgcacgggttttaaaCTAGTGTTTCAAATATTAAAACGTATATGTCGACCCTTTTACTGCAACAGGAAAATTCAAATCGTACCTCTATGTTACTTGGgacatatatcaacaacgaaaCCActaattcacatgtttaattacTTAGGAAAATAACTACACATTTTCTAGTTGATTTTGACGTCGAGTCAATCCCGTAGGTAGCTTGTTGTCACGTCTGACCTGTCTATTATTTTCCCTGCCTTGTATGTGAGTAATTACATTAGTGATTTGAGATAAATATCTCTGATAAAAAACAAAGGAATTAAACAAAAGACATGCTTGTTCACGGATGATTTTTGTATATTTGAACGAACACGCAAACACAAGCGCAATTCATAATATTTCTGCTCTATTTATAATTGAAGGAGCTCCCTGGAATTGTAACGAGACTTGTAATACAATGATGGATTGAAGATTCCGATGACCATTTTTGTATTCTGAATGCTTCGGTTGTGGCATCATATGGATTATACCACACGATGTAAGGCTCAAAATATTTGCGCACAAACAGTAAACGAAGGGGTCCTTCCTTTGAAGCCGCAACAAGATCATAATTGTTGAAATTTCCTGAAATATTGTACTTGATGCTCCATGAATAATCTTCATTACTATATCCTTTCAAGACCCATATATTATGAGGACGGTAATTTTCACCAATACGTACGTATAAACAATCATCCAATACTCCAAGTTGGACATACATCGACATCGTTCCTCCAACAGGAAAAGTAAAGTCAAGTCATCCTTCCATGTTTCTGTGGATAGATCAAAACACGCTATACTACAATTTGGAATGTTATCGTTTTCATCATCCACGGGTGAATAAACAAAATAGTATAGCATATTATTCTTGTTTGCAAATTCTGACATGATGTATTGTTCTTGACAATAACTCCCAGACGAACCCCCGGCAGGAGTATGAGTAGCGCACTTCCATGAATCAGCCTTGAAACTATAAACATACACATCTCTTACACTATCTTCCCAAATTTTGCGTGTAACAACTATCttataatcatcatgtttaccatCATAACCAAAACCATAGGATAATTCCCCCCTTGTAAAGGATTTCAACTCCGAGAAAGGGAAATTTGGTTTGAATTTGAATGTTTGAGTTGAAGGGTTGCATATGAGGAAGCACGAACCCTTCCAATCATAGGTGAGCCCGTGAGCAACGCGTAGGCAAACCAAGCCATGGCACGAACCTACAGTACGTAGGAACTCACGGTCACTTATGATATCTTTAGGCCAATATACTTTGATGGGTTTCAAGAGGCGATAATTATCATCAACAACACAAAAGGAATCGTCGTTGATATAGAAAAGGGTATGATTATGTCGATAGTTGAATACGAGCGATTTGTTAAGATGGAGTTGAATAAAGAGAGAACTATTGATGAGAGTGTACCAATCTTTGCATACGCTTTTGAAACGTAGTAGTGATTTTACCGGAAGACAAACCAGTATTTCGACGATAACATCTGATGGGATTCGATAAGCTGCCATCCCAAGAGAAGGACTGTAAATCAACGATATTTTGTGGAGTTTGAGATCCTAACGAGTCAATCAATATCACGGTTTGAGATTATATATCTAATCAATCAATCTATAAGTCTATAACCTAGTTAACGTGTAATTAACCTAAAGTCCGTATAACAGTTTGTTTCCATAATTACCatatactagtattggtgtccggcttcgcccggactacctctacttaccattatttttttttcattaaataaaattacttaaagttgcataacccataaatttatcattaatatattttttttataacatatcctaaaatttcgattaaataaattttgagacaaattcactactcccgctattaatattttacttttattaatgaaacaatagtaattgttggggttggtgtccttaacagttagtgcaaggacttgtaaacctctaaaaggatcaaagggcatactttggtattattatcagttgatccacgtttatcaataacggttggcttgctagataagtttgacgttattgtcatacagatggcggtgatcaactggtccctaaaagtcacacctataggatacgttcgagagatgtgacggtatgaaaatactgtcatgtagatgccaaatattgactaaccagttagtccgagtaatttgactaagtaattagtcaaatatgtgatgttgagatattatatttaatacggattaaatatcatgggctaaggcgaattaaccagttaatttgtaaaattaaatatacgtgatttatatttaattaaatgtatattaaaataaattataaaatattttttttgtcggacacgtattaataattcaactaacccgcattattagccgatgccttaatttccgataaccgataacagatttataatcgccgcgtcatatacatttagccatttgggttcggattacgagtcaaatagaagaggaaatggaaaagcccatttcctccccatggactcggcttggccgaactaggagaacaaaaggagagccttctccttgagtttaacctaatcatcagtagtaaaagaattagggtttcagagattaatttttctctctgaaactgagatctctcatctcgacaaaactcacatcagttctccctatattgcaaggcaatcggagaacactgttctagcacaagggcatatctcggaccaagtcttgggtgcaacgattaggagggaatcgcttagattttcgatctttacgccgcaattaaaaggacccgaggttgatttctatacacttatcgtttctattgttttatcgttttatgactataaattgcatgtaaattttacgttatagtcctgcaatttaaggggtagtatacggatatttacctacaagtggtatcagagcgaggccacgtaaatttttcatgtgtttttcataaaacgatttttgaAACGATGTTTTTGTGCTTGAAAACCCGTGCCCAGTATACACGGCAGAATTTGtttgaaaccgtgtcatgtattacacggcaatttcatctttttcgttttgttttgttgaaaccgtgtcatgtattacacggttttatcatctttCTCGATTTGGTTTTATGCatgttgttgttttatacagagattataacaatatgtcatgttttatcaattatcaaatttgttttgatgcgttttgatcaaaattttgattgattttatctcgaaaatcagttttcacgagggtttgggtTTTTTCAGAATTTTTTGTACTTGATCGAATAAAgtttcaatcgatcgagtggttttttctgcttgtttttgttcgatcgagtccctgatgtactcgatcgaccctgtgtCTAAaaccttttctcgatcgagtcccctgttgtactcgatcgaccccctttCTAAACCcgccgctcgatcgagttgtcctcgtactcgatcgagtagtgttgtttgatataggtactcgatcgaccaccgtttagtcgatcgagcacctccgattagcattcctctcgatcaacTTGCGTTCGATCGATCGAAGCTCccatccctcgatcgagcacttatgtccctggatcgagggatttcgtcttttaactttgaaaatttgtttcttttgatttaaattttcctttggctttaatatgtactttatccggatatagtacactcgcttaatagtgaatcggttcactcacgtaccatatagttgttttaaagtgtctttaaaatgacggattataatagattaaaattaaatgatagaagcggttttatcacacgaattttaatcattaaaaggtggtttggataaatttaacataattacagaattatgtcacgaatgaatttgttttagttgatgcttttttatttatcgttaatttatgaatgccgtgaatgccttttaattacgtatttaattttacaagcgattgtaacttagtgtggccttagtagaacgtgttaccgtaatgatggaacacggtcttggttgtattttgagatctcgtatctccgttttggatttttcacttgtaattacagttttaattagaatgtaaataggtttatattttgtaattttaattgtaatttttgagaagaccaaagatggagaccggatgctcactcccgctacttggatcaagatggaacatcaagacaagcttttcgggtccaacggtggattccaaagttgtattatgttcttttactaggataggccacactaggacatttttatttacgtttttgcattcatttatttattgttacgataatttgcatcatattccgcctaaaaaccaaaccacctaattattgcatgaaaactgacacatatagaggtcacgagttagttttcattgacattctcatgtcacacgttttaagccatcatctaaattaattcattcacgacagacgctagttattcgttcacttaaaaatgaattataatttagttgatgggatcttcctcgtataaaccaaaattgagaacggtctttataggtcaaactccaatgagtcccttcttcgtcggtaggcatactatgaccccttctacgtcgggtaagttggaaccgattgacctattttatctgtTTCttgtggtcactcgtacgatcccgtgatcatggtggactatagataggatttacggaaatctatcgaccaagagttcttccggaagaattagctaaacagttagcttatcaatttacagaaattgagtcttgggatcacttgtgtctttcttgagggagatcaattatgcaagtgcaagagtctacatgtttaaaatgaattttaaaatagacttaaatcacctcgatgagttgcttatttcgttttgtttttcttttctttttcagtgtagatcacgttttaaactgctaaacatcaaatggctggttcaagtgataacccaatgccaagtgccacattggaccgtgagtcctggcttaggatcttcatgaatcggatgaatcgtctactcgatcgaagaatgatggatccaactcgcgggatcgggaggcaaagattacggaatcttgccgccgccgacggaaagctcaaatatctacttgagcccatgccgccacACCCAGTTCCCACGGcgggagctaacgagatcgctacttataacgatttcgtcatggaagcgggtgcgattaaaaacgtgctcatttttgcaatggaacccaatttgcagaaacgcttcatagcccaaggtgcaaacaagattttcaccacactcaccaaggaattctcgaaagcaccgagaatcgtgacctatgagcataccactcgcttctttgatgcgagactcgtaagggccaaccggttagcccacacattctcaaagcatgattgagaatgtcgagaaaccggagacctttaatcgtaacatcagcgagaatattgttatcgaccgtattcttcattcactccacgatggttattcgcaattcagagcgaattactatatgaatgatttgaagaaaactccccatgaatggcactccctcctcgtacagaccgagaaggacatgaagtgcagtgggagttcgaaacaggatgtcctcgttgtgtcaaacaaagggaaaggtaagggcaaagctccggcaaacctagcagtaggcaaaccgaagttcaagaagtcgggtactgggaagagtggtcctggtgaggcgagtaactcatcaggcatgacaaagagcaagagtgataacatggaatgccatcattgccacaagactgggcattggagacgcacatgtcctgtttatcatgaggacttaaaggcaggtcgtgttaaacctgttggtatgtcttctctctcttctacttttattcatatgattgagattaaccacgcaagttacggaacttgggtacttgatacttgttgtggttctcatctgtgtaatcatgtgcgggggctcgaaacatcgaacccctcgtaaagggtgaggtggactgcgtgtcgggaatggagcaagagtagccgccatctccaaggggacatatgtaatccagcttccaagcggatttgagttgtcattatatgactgctattatgtacctagtctttccaaaaacattatttcagtttctgcgcttgataaacttggtttttcatttgtaatagagaataattcttgcattttctcattacacaatatgatttatggcaaggcagtctccatgaatggaatttatgttttagatcagaccaatgaaatattacacgtaatgaataaaaagttaaaggttggtgacaaagatcaaacgtatctatggcactgccgtatgggacacattaatgagaaacgcgtaaaacagctcatcaaacatggagctatctcggcttttgattttcaatcatttggcacgtgtgaatcatgtctcatcggtaagatgactcggatttccttcaaaggtgttggaatgcgcgctgctgacctattagggctcatacacacggatgtatgtggtcctatgtcaatcaccgcacgagaaggctataggtatttcatcactttcacggacgatttgagtagatatggctatgtctatttaatgaagcacaaaagtgaatcctttgagaaattcaaggaataccaaaatagggtgcagaacctattaggtagaaagattaaaacactgcgttcggatcgtggtggcgagtatctttctcacgagtttgatcaacaccgaaggactgtgggattgccctacagttaactccacctggaacacctcagttgaatggtgtgtccgaacggagaaatcgaacactacttgatatggttcgatccatgatgagtcacacggttttacctgattcattgtggggttatgctcttatgtcagccgctctaatacttaaccgaagtccgtctaaagctgttgacaagactccatatgaactatggaagggaacggtccctaacttgtcctttatacgggtttggggctgcgaggcttatgtcaagtggagacacgaggataagctcggcccgcgatcggtcaagacatactttataggttatcctaaaggaacacgtggtcattacttctattcgccaaccgaacaacgcgtttttgttgcggctagtgcgacattcttagagaaggaatttctcgagaatgcaaagagtgatagaaccttcgacctgtcggagattccagaaccaaacaccgagcaaccattggaggaaccaattccttcaatcccggctgcggtgaatattcctgaggaacctaggaggtcgggaagagtctctattcctccggacagatacatcggtatggtcgaggaacatgacatagatgacgttctactcttaacgagtagtgaacccgcaacctataaaggtgccatgaccagttctgactcaaagctatggcttgaggccatgcaatccgagatggactccatgtacaacggaaagctcatctaatccgggattacgtggagcaaaagacagtagtgatagaaaagattgctacagatgataacatagcagatcctctcactaaagcattacgacaagataagcatgaagggcacgtaaattccatgggaatcaaacgtgttcctgagttgtagtactcttttatggatcagattcattctcctttgtactctatacgacatcatcgttttgatattttatatatatattttgtttttcatgtggaattgtacgacaattttgaacaccacaaagtgaattgaacaaacatcatatcttgttagtccttaattgcccacatgagcgataactcggcaattatttcgtgacgttggttgatggtgggttcaacgagccataagtcaacagttgACTGatcaatcacagaggcgatttatacggatatttcgtaggacacaattgtgacatcgacgtggagtcctaaatgttttataacattcgttgtccggtcgtggataggacttccatggtgatcctaagagtcgattcttttgactatcgattgtctcttgagactacggcagattttgggtgactttggtttctttctcacggtcatccgtaacagggggccaagtagattttttctgggtcatttcatgctgtgcttagatcggaaggagtcgagttgaaggaaatattcagcctttatcaggtactcgatatttctcagggccactcgaggagtcagaatcgaaatgcatggccatgctcgaatacggattcgttttatcagttaagttactctctagtcgggaaaccactctagatacagatcgattgtaaaatacgacctttgtggatccagatctgcaaattgttttacattgagtgggagagattttaaatgaatatgagaatcggttatcgcacctacacttgttcggacaagtgggagtttgttggagcttgtgtcctccggttagtgcggataacgtcattgcacatacacttgtacggacaagtgggagcttgttggggttggtgtccttaacagttagtgcaaggacttataaacctctaaaaggatcaaagggcatactttggtattattatcagttgatccacgtttatcaataacggttggcttgctagataagtttgacgttattgtcatacagatggcggtgatcaactggtccctaaaagtcacacctataggatacgttcgagagatgtgacggtatgaaaatactttcatgtagatgccaaatattgactaaccggttagtccgagtaatttgactaagtaattagtcaaatatgtgatgttgagatattatatttaatacggattaaatatcatgggctaaggcgaattaaccagttaatttgtaaaattaaatatacgtgatttatatttaattaaatgtatattaaaataaattataaaatactgttttgtcggacacgtattaataattcagctaacccgcattattagctgatgccttaatttccgataaccgataacagtttataatcagaccgcgtcatatacatttagccatttgggttcggattacgagtcaaatagaagaggaaatggaaaagcccatttcctccccatggactcggcttggccgaactaggagaacaaaaggagagccttctccttgagtttaacctaatcatcagtagtaaaagaattagggtttcagagattaatttttctctctgaaactgagatctctcatctcgacaaaactcacatcagttctccctatattgcaaggcaatcggagaacactgttctagcacaagggcatatctcggaccaagtcttgggtgcaacgattaggagggaatctgcttagatttctgatctttacgccgcaattaaaaggacccgaggttgatttctatacacttatcgtttctattgttttatcgttttatgactataaattgcatgtaaattttacgttatagtcctgcaatttaaggggtagtatacggatatttaccTACAGTAAtcacatttcactacttgcccgtaatcattgttactttcactactctcaccgtaattattgttactttcactactgccgcattaatattgataatttcactactcccgccgtaattattgttactttcactattggcGCATTCATATTGATTATtttactactcccgttgttgtttctaccattctcactaatctcgttgataatattgtgaCTTTCACTATTCAAATgatgattactatcatataactatatccaatgttactacaattcttttctttactgacgaaattacttttactacttagacatgcaattttaagagaattatatatttatataaacatattacatatatgcattaaatcaaatcgaaagaattatgcaatattatatattatggaatctaacttgaattatttataacctaccaattatatttttgtatgttaaataattaacatctctatacatttaataaactataaagtttaataaaattgcatagattttaaatttaatatataattttatgatgataataattaatagcataagtgtgcatgtttatactaattaattattttattttaaggaaattgaccatcttctagtcttcgataaatatttaggaaaattatcaggcatcttctttcttttagtctccttgaaattgaccatcttaattaattattttattttaaggaaattggccattttaattaattattttattttaaggaaattgaccccggttaggaaaattaccaagcttctatataatttaattgtaaccca from Silene latifolia isolate original U9 population chromosome 2, ASM4854445v1, whole genome shotgun sequence encodes the following:
- the LOC141635707 gene encoding F-box/kelch-repeat protein At3g23880-like — its product is MAAYRIPSDVIVEILVCLPVKSLLRFKSVCKDWYTLINSSLFIQLHLNKSLVFNYRHNHTLFYINDDSFCVVDDNYRLLKPIKVYWPKDIISDREFLRTVGSCHGLVCLRVAHGLTYDWKGSCFLICNPSTQTFKFKPNFPFSELKSFTRGELSYGFGYDGKHDDYKIVVTRKIWEDSVRDVYVYSFKADSWKCATHTPAGGSSGSYCQEQYIMSEFANKNNMLYYFVYSPVDDENDNIPNCSIACFDLSTETWKDDLTLLFLLEERCRCMSNLEYWMIVYTYVLVKITVLIIYGS